A window from Candidatus Methylomirabilota bacterium encodes these proteins:
- a CDS encoding sugar ABC transporter substrate-binding protein, whose translation MQQDTTPALREGRRRFCLSLLGGATTAALPRLAAGQERRYTIAFANLTEEPGVTIEGTGFTGPEVRSSFVLAARKLPIDLVLYDNQRDPKKALANAEDAIARKVDLFVEYFADPDANAAVAARLKAARIPILALNHGVPGAPLYTIDNEAAGRIAGEALGQFATRGWRGQPTVAAIVGPVDAKADRVPERVQGVMEGLRARLPAVKPVTLDTEGNHARVGALLGKFVAAHPGTKVLVAATDDSTALAAKSALEVAGRASDSAIVSHGVDRNIHGGINDKKEIDPNNRASIVIGSVAFYLDRCGYDVLPLALRMLRGEAVPPRTVTKHVLVTATNVFVEYPPYDMN comes from the coding sequence ATGCAGCAGGACACGACGCCGGCGCTCCGTGAGGGGCGCCGGCGCTTCTGTCTCTCGCTCCTCGGCGGTGCCACCACGGCGGCCCTGCCGCGCCTCGCGGCCGGCCAGGAGCGGCGTTACACCATCGCGTTCGCCAATCTCACCGAGGAGCCTGGAGTCACGATCGAGGGCACCGGCTTCACGGGCCCAGAGGTCCGCTCGAGCTTCGTGCTCGCGGCCCGGAAGCTCCCCATCGACCTGGTGCTCTACGACAATCAACGTGATCCCAAGAAGGCCCTGGCCAACGCCGAGGACGCCATCGCGCGGAAGGTCGATCTCTTCGTCGAGTACTTTGCCGATCCCGACGCCAATGCGGCGGTGGCGGCGCGGCTCAAAGCGGCGCGGATCCCGATCCTCGCCTTGAATCACGGGGTGCCAGGCGCGCCGCTCTATACCATCGACAACGAGGCGGCCGGGCGCATCGCCGGCGAGGCGCTGGGCCAGTTCGCCACGCGAGGCTGGCGCGGCCAGCCCACGGTGGCGGCGATCGTGGGGCCGGTGGACGCCAAGGCCGACCGCGTGCCCGAGCGCGTGCAGGGTGTGATGGAGGGCTTGCGGGCCCGGCTGCCGGCGGTGAAGCCGGTGACCCTCGACACCGAGGGGAATCACGCCCGCGTCGGCGCGCTGCTCGGCAAGTTCGTCGCTGCCCATCCGGGCACGAAGGTCCTGGTCGCCGCCACGGACGACAGCACCGCGCTCGCGGCCAAGAGCGCGCTGGAGGTGGCGGGCCGCGCGTCCGACTCCGCGATTGTGAGCCACGGCGTGGACCGCAACATCCACGGCGGCATCAACGACAAGAAGGAGATCGATCCGAACAACCGCGCGAGCATCGTGATCGGCTCGGTGGCGTTCTATCTTGATCGCTGCGGCTACGACGTGCTGCCGCTGGCCCTGCGGATGCTCCGGGGCGAGGCGGTGCCCCCCCGGACGGTGACGAAGCACGTGCTCGTCACCGCCACCAACGTCTTCGTGGAGTACCCGCCCTACGACATGAACTAG